The following coding sequences lie in one Spirosoma sp. KUDC1026 genomic window:
- the crtD gene encoding 1-hydroxycarotenoid 3,4-desaturase CrtD, with amino-acid sequence MKGYQVDVFEGNAYPGGKLSSFEQKANGHTYRFDAGPSLFTMPHLVDELFRLANRDPAHYFTYQKLDETCRYFWDDGTRLTAWADHDRFGQEVEAVLGEPAEHLHQHLADSALKYDVTEKLFLHRSLHKLSTWFNQDAFRGYLNLPRLGVFGTMNKANERRFRHAKLVQLFNRYATYNGSDPYQTPATMNIIPHLEYNIGAFFPAEGMIGITNALVKLAEDLGVRFHYNTRITAIETKGKKVEGVRGEQEERRKGGEEEGHQPASFTFPADLVVSNMDVVNTFRKLLPAARQPERILRQPKSSSGLIFYWGIKKQFAELGLHNIFFSSDYRTEFDQLFGKNGHAASLSDDPTIYLNITSKHNPNDAPPAGENWFILLNVPNNTGQEWDSIISRARENVIRKLSRVLGVDVAALIETESILDPRSIEARTASSQGALYGNSSNNRFAAFLRHANFSHQFENLYFVGGSVHPGGGIPLCLLSAKIVGEMVK; translated from the coding sequence ATGAAAGGATACCAGGTCGATGTATTCGAGGGCAATGCGTATCCCGGCGGAAAACTGTCCAGTTTTGAACAGAAGGCCAACGGGCATACGTATCGCTTCGACGCGGGACCTTCGCTGTTTACCATGCCGCATCTGGTTGACGAACTGTTCCGATTGGCCAACCGCGATCCGGCTCACTATTTTACGTACCAGAAGCTGGACGAAACCTGCCGCTATTTTTGGGATGACGGAACGCGGTTAACCGCCTGGGCCGATCACGATCGGTTTGGGCAGGAGGTAGAAGCTGTGCTGGGCGAACCCGCCGAGCATCTGCACCAGCACCTGGCTGACAGCGCTCTTAAATACGACGTAACGGAAAAGCTGTTTCTGCACCGGTCGCTGCATAAGCTGTCGACCTGGTTTAATCAGGATGCCTTTCGGGGCTACCTGAATCTGCCGAGACTGGGCGTTTTCGGAACCATGAACAAGGCCAACGAGCGTCGGTTTCGCCACGCTAAACTCGTGCAGCTGTTCAACCGGTACGCTACGTATAACGGCTCCGACCCGTACCAGACACCGGCCACGATGAACATTATTCCGCATCTGGAATATAACATCGGCGCGTTTTTCCCCGCAGAAGGTATGATTGGTATAACGAACGCGCTGGTGAAACTGGCTGAAGATCTGGGCGTTCGGTTTCACTATAACACGCGCATTACGGCCATTGAAACCAAGGGAAAAAAGGTTGAGGGGGTAAGGGGCGAACAGGAAGAAAGAAGAAAAGGAGGAGAGGAGGAAGGGCATCAGCCCGCTTCTTTCACGTTTCCGGCTGATCTCGTCGTGTCTAACATGGATGTAGTCAATACGTTCCGAAAATTACTCCCTGCCGCTCGCCAGCCGGAGCGTATCCTGCGTCAGCCTAAATCCAGCTCGGGCCTTATTTTTTACTGGGGCATCAAGAAGCAGTTTGCCGAACTGGGGCTGCATAACATTTTTTTTAGCAGCGACTACCGAACCGAATTTGATCAGCTCTTTGGTAAAAACGGCCATGCGGCCAGCCTGTCCGACGATCCGACGATTTACCTGAACATTACGTCGAAGCATAACCCCAATGATGCACCGCCTGCGGGGGAAAACTGGTTTATTCTGCTCAACGTACCCAATAACACCGGTCAGGAATGGGATTCGATCATAAGCCGGGCGCGGGAAAACGTTATTCGCAAACTGAGCCGCGTGCTGGGCGTCGACGTAGCGGCACTGATCGAAACCGAATCAATTCTGGACCCGCGTAGTATTGAAGCCCGTACGGCTTCGTCGCAGGGTGCCCTATACGGTAACAGTTCCAACAACCGATTTGCCGCCTTCCTGCGCCACGCCAATTTCTCCCATCAGTTCGAAAACCTCTATTTCGTCGGCGGCAGCGTTCACCCCGGTGGCGGCATCCCACTTTGCCTACTGTCGGCTAAGATTGTGGGGGAGATGGTGAAATAG
- a CDS encoding PE-PGRS family protein encodes MRTLVLLIGLLATASCKLEVDSVFNAQFSSEPTATPITPGQIDEASGMVDSRSMPGNLWVQEDSGNAAQLVLLGYDGTIKGRVNVPTYANRDWEELSIGPGPQAGVNYLYIGDIGDNNSQNVISQIYRMPEPANLQTPVTQIERINFRYPDGPRDAEAMFVDPQTSDIFIVTKRENNSRLYRLPYPQNINEVTVAELLGELPLTFATGAAISPDGTEILVRTYTQIFYWKRNAGQTVGDAMQRNSNRQLPYRLEPQGEAICFDKEAKGYFTLSEKRGDATVNLYYYARQ; translated from the coding sequence ATGCGTACCCTTGTTCTGTTGATTGGCCTGCTGGCGACAGCTTCCTGTAAACTTGAAGTCGATAGCGTTTTTAACGCTCAGTTTTCGTCAGAGCCAACAGCAACCCCCATTACCCCCGGCCAGATTGACGAAGCGTCCGGTATGGTCGACAGCCGTAGTATGCCCGGTAATCTCTGGGTGCAGGAAGATAGCGGAAACGCGGCGCAACTGGTGCTGCTGGGCTACGACGGGACTATAAAAGGACGGGTTAACGTTCCTACCTACGCTAACCGGGACTGGGAAGAACTCTCAATCGGCCCCGGACCGCAGGCTGGCGTAAACTACCTGTACATTGGCGATATCGGCGATAATAACTCCCAGAATGTAATCTCGCAGATCTATCGTATGCCCGAACCGGCTAACCTGCAAACACCCGTTACACAGATTGAACGAATCAACTTCCGGTACCCTGATGGCCCCCGTGATGCCGAAGCTATGTTTGTGGATCCGCAAACGAGCGACATCTTTATCGTAACCAAGCGCGAAAACAACAGCCGCCTGTACCGCCTGCCGTACCCGCAGAACATAAACGAAGTTACAGTGGCTGAATTACTGGGTGAACTACCGCTGACCTTTGCGACCGGTGCTGCCATCTCTCCCGATGGTACCGAAATTCTGGTCCGGACCTATACCCAGATTTTTTACTGGAAACGTAACGCCGGTCAGACCGTTGGAGACGCTATGCAGCGTAACTCGAACCGGCAGTTGCCGTATCGCCTGGAGCCGCAGGGGGAAGCCATCTGCTTCGACAAGGAAGCAAAGGGGTATTTCACCCTCAGTGAAAAACGGGGCGACGCGACCGTCAATCTGTATTATTACGCTCGTCAGTAA